Part of the Quercus robur chromosome 5, dhQueRobu3.1, whole genome shotgun sequence genome, atactagcctctgagcacacgCGTGAAGCACTGACATGTTCATGCAAACCTTTCTTTCACACTTCAAAGTGGAGCAAaatccttcccatcaaaaagtaATAGTTTTTCTTCATAAATTTCAAGCCTAAAATAGGCATTCTTAATAAATACTAGGCATTCTTAATAGGcattttttgggtaaggattaatttagagcatttattatacttttggattactacattttccaatcacaaaaaaaaaaaaaaacctatgggtgtgatgagtattatctatggtgaaataatttttcttcacacccctaagttttttttgtgattggaaaatgtagtaatctcaaagtataataaatgctctagtcttagtttaattagtttgctttcaataaaattatgttatagtATCTTAATTTGCTTTCAAAAGGTTATGTTGAACATGTTATGGAGAAGAACAAATCCTTAAATCCTAATTTCAGactttcttcattattttattttattttttcttcatttttatccTTTAAATTCATATCAATTAGGAAATTGTTCCGAAAGTAGCATAAATAAAGTTGCCACTCTTGTTTATTGTGATGGGTAGCTACTGCCTCGTTCACTATATTAGTTCCTTGGCGAAATGTTAAACACTCCCAATTGAGGACTCTttttatatgcatatatatCTCCATGAGCAAAAACTATAACCGTTATCCGGAGGGAATATGGAGAAtgcttttgaaatttttttgatctAATGATATTAGACTTTTGGCTAAAAAATTCACTTTAAcctttaacttttatttttaaatattaaattattccCTACGGTAACAAGgattaatttttgtcaaaagtCTCTTGCAATGTTAAAATAAATCAATCTTTTGTCTAAATTTGTTAACAAATGACACCATTTAAAgcattctttttttataaaaatttttaaaaaaaaattgatgaaatttaactataatctaatctaagtatatatgagTGAAGTTTCCTTCCTAAAAATTTAAATCCTTGCAGTATGTTcgataaatattaattatttgataaatattatttttctttttctatttaacAAAGATTATATATTTCTCAGTAGGCACGTGCGAGTAGAGGGGTATAcctataaaagaaagagaaggaaagatTAGAGGGCAGAAGTGTGGGAAATACAAGTGAAGTATAGGATGATGATGATAGCGTATCAAATTCAATCTTTCAATCTATAAATCATACTTACTTCCTTAGTTCTCTCCGAAGTCTTTAAGGTTgtctgttgttgttgttgttgttgttgttgttgtgttacTTGTGTCAGCTCCGAAAATTTTGAAgtccaaaataggaaaaaagcAGTAATGAATGCAGTAACAGTGTCAGTGAGTAATATAACACAATTACTACTCGAACCCATTTCCATTTTCAGAGCTCCTCAAGTTTCAGCTTGCTTTCCCAACAATAAGAGCTTAGTCAGTGTCAAATCCAGCACTAgtagaagaagaataagaaggaACCCTATGCGTTTGGTCCCTCTCACTCGTTCAACATCGTCATCTTCATCTCCAACAATTGAGACAGTGGAGGGCCAAGCTCTCTCTGAATCTGAATCTGAATCTGAATCAGTTACTCGTCGCCTCATTCTTCTTCGCCATGCCACGAGTTCCTGGGAAGACACTTCACTCCGGGGTATTAACTTTCattatctttttcctttattttttagaataatgGGTGGctatcattatcattatcattataatAAGCAGATTCTATGTGTTATAAAACTAGGACTCTTGTCATGGACCAGTTTGTTAATGtagaacaacttttcttcatgttcaatcacaatcacaaactTACTATGTTTATGTCAAGTCcaaatttttgtttcaatttttaagcaTTTTCCTTCTATaatgttagaataatggttaaaagttaaaacttttactatttCTTAACAGCTTAAGCTTTTTGggaaaattagtaattttatcATGGTATTAGAGCATGTGGTATGAGCGAACCCTGCCTCCGCTCCAGTTCCTATTTAAACAGCTTAAGTTTTTGGgtcaattgataatttatcagATAATTGGCATAATCTCTTTGTCTTTATGTTTGTAGTggttttaattttctctttttttcatagATCATGACCGCCCTCTAAGTAAAGCAGGGCAAGTCGATGCTGCAAGAGTTTCTCACAAACTCCAACAGTTGGGTTGGATCC contains:
- the LOC126726824 gene encoding uncharacterized protein At3g52155, chloroplastic isoform X2, yielding MNAVTVSVSNITQLLLEPISIFRAPQVSACFPNNKSLVSVKSSTSRRRIRRNPMRLVPLTRSTSSSSSPTIETVEGQALSESESESESVTRRLILLRHATSSWEDTSLRDHDRPLSKAGQVDAARVSHKLQQLGWIPELILCSNALRTTETLKIMQGQVRGFLEAEVHFFSSFYSIAAMDGQTADHIQQVICKYTRDEILTVMCMGHNRGWEEAASMFTGASVELKTCNAALLEATGKSWEEAFALAGLGGWKLQGIVKPSSSL
- the LOC126726824 gene encoding uncharacterized protein At3g52155, chloroplastic isoform X3, which gives rise to MNAVTVSVSNITQLLLEPISIFRAPQVSACFPNNKSLVSVKSSTSRRRIRRNPMRLVPLTRSTSSSSSPTIETVEGQALSESESESESVTRRLILLRHATSSWEDTSLRDHDRPLSKAGQVDAARVSHKLQQLGWIPELILCSNALRTTETLKIMQGQVRGFLEAEVHFFSSFYSIAAMDGQTADHIQQVICKYTRDEILTVINYVGVWDIIEDGRRQPQCSQVPQ